A genome region from Gemmatimonadota bacterium includes the following:
- a CDS encoding sugar phosphate isomerase/epimerase produces the protein MRLGVVGLLPRDFRTLQSPHLQTIQNLGFTGGAFHFPAELCEEITTADTDRCRALFAEHNLDLAQFSITYPECLFDPDPEIRNAIIHKMKKGTEIAAGLSAQTYLLRPGSRNPAGSWTPHRQNHTPEAWDRLIETLREIAPTLEQNGVTVVMETHLVSILKNPETCRKMVKNVGSPNLRLVMDYVNHFETLSQVYASTDRLDHIFSQMGAYSPVMHIKDIAIGKGLVVHLDETVPGNGELDLAHCFRHFQNHHPNNYGLIEHLKPDLIPEAAANTRAIATRAGVPIT, from the coding sequence ATGCGCTTAGGTGTTGTTGGCCTCTTGCCCAGGGATTTTCGCACCCTGCAATCGCCACATCTTCAAACCATCCAAAACCTCGGATTCACCGGCGGAGCCTTTCACTTTCCCGCAGAACTCTGCGAAGAAATCACAACCGCCGACACAGACCGGTGCCGCGCACTTTTTGCCGAACACAACCTCGACCTCGCACAATTCTCCATCACATACCCCGAATGCCTCTTTGATCCCGATCCAGAAATCCGAAACGCAATCATCCACAAAATGAAAAAAGGCACAGAAATCGCCGCAGGCCTATCCGCACAAACCTATCTCCTGCGCCCGGGCAGCCGCAACCCCGCCGGAAGCTGGACGCCCCATCGCCAAAACCACACACCAGAAGCATGGGATCGCCTCATTGAAACCCTGCGAGAAATCGCCCCCACCCTCGAACAAAACGGCGTCACAGTCGTCATGGAAACCCACCTCGTCTCCATCCTCAAAAACCCGGAAACCTGCCGTAAAATGGTCAAAAACGTCGGATCGCCCAACCTGCGCCTGGTCATGGACTACGTCAACCACTTTGAAACCTTAAGCCAGGTCTATGCCAGCACTGACCGCCTGGACCACATCTTTTCCCAAATGGGCGCTTATTCCCCGGTCATGCACATCAAAGACATCGCCATCGGCAAGGGACTTGTGGTCCACCTCGACGAAACCGTACCTGGCAATGGCGAACTCGACCTCGCCCACTGCTTCCGGCATTTTCAGAACCACCACCCCAACAACTACGGCCTCATCGAACACCTCAAACCCGACCTCATACCCGAAGCCGCAGCCAACACCCGCGCCATCGCCACCCGTGCCGGTGTTCCGATAACATAA